One genomic segment of Pagrus major chromosome 13, Pma_NU_1.0 includes these proteins:
- the znf346 gene encoding zinc finger protein 346 → MAVAMQTEDFPYLPSGPAEVNKMIKEHGDLFSDSQCKVCSAVLISESQKLTHYQSKKHANKVRRYLSMQNEKEPALKKLKSSSGDSDCNNGVSDRSKVCHVCNMNFSSPVVAESHYKGKVHAKNLRMKIGPQAPVASQTPPTPPTAAAQPKKKPVDESSSVPATGGSNSNNNNNPDRFCSICQASFNNPLMAQQHYVGKKHRKQMTKMKLMETYGPSTAPASTLKGYPCTICSIELNSVEQYQSHISGAKHKNQVKKSGLNTTENQETAEQSYGGDNQYTPADDQYASVDDQFGTADDQYGPADDQYGPADDQYPAGDNQYAPEDTQYTEEDQFT, encoded by the exons ATGGCCGTCGCGATGCAGACAGAGGATTTTCCTTACTTACCTTCAGGGCCGGCGGAGG taaaTAAGATGATAAAGGAGCACGGCGACCTGTTTTCTGACTCCCAGTGTAAAGTCTGCAGTGCCGTCCTCATTTCAGAGTCTCAGAAGTTGACTCATTATCAG agcAAGAAACATGCCAACAAAGTGCGGCGTTATCTCTCCATGCAGAATGAGAAGGAGCCAGCGCTGAAAAAGTTGAAGTCATCATCAGGCGACAGT GACTGTAACAACGGAGTCAGCGACAGGTCGAAGGTATGCCATGTATGTAACATGAACTTCTCCTCTCCTGTGGTGGCCGAGTCTCACTACAAGGGCAAAGTTCACGCCAAGAACCTGCGGATGAAAATCGGTCCCCAGGCACCAG TAGCCTCCcaaacaccaccaacaccaccaacagcagcagctcagccgAAGAAGAAACCTGTTGATGAATCGAGCAGCGTGCCGGCGACGGGTGGTAGCAACagtaacaacaataacaacccCGACCGCTTCTGCTCCATCTGCCAGGCCTCCTTCAACAACCCTCTGATGGCCCAGCAGCACTACGTGGGCAAGAAGCATAGAAAACAGATGACCAAGATGAAACTGATGGAGACGTACGGCCCCTCCACAGCACCAG CTTCCACGCTAAAGGGCTACCCATGCACCATCTGCAGCATCGAACTAAACTCTGTGGAGCAGTACCAGTCTCATATCAGTGGCGCCAAACATAAGAACCA AGTGAAGAAATCCGGCCTAAACACTACAGAGAACCAAGAAACAGCAGAACAATCATACGGGGGCGACAACCAGTACACTCCTGCAGATGACCAGTATGCCTCCGTGGACGACCAGTTTGGCACCGCAGATGACCAGTACGGGCCCGCAGATGACCAGTACGGACCCGCAGATGATCAGTACCCAGCTGGAGATAACCAGTATGCTCCTGAggacacacagtacacagaggAGGACCAGTTTACTTGA